One part of the Solanum dulcamara chromosome 8, daSolDulc1.2, whole genome shotgun sequence genome encodes these proteins:
- the LOC129899967 gene encoding 3-isopropylmalate dehydrogenase, chloroplastic-like, with protein MALQIAKRVLRNSVAPSIRFLDRSFTSESNSNLIRATLFPGDGIGPEIAESVRQIFKVAEVPIEWEEHYVGKERDPRTNSFLTWESLESVRRNKVGLKGPMATPIGKGHRSLNLTLRKELNLYANVRPCYSLPGYKTRYDDVNLITIRENTEGEYSGLEHQVVRGVVESLKIITRQASLRVAEYAFHYAKTHGRERVSAIHKANIMQKTDGLFLKCCREVAEKYPEIKYEEVVIDNCCMMLVKNPALFDVLVMPNLYGDIISDLCAGLIGGLGLTPSCNIGEGGIALAEAVHGSAPDIAGKNLANPTALLLSSVSMLRHLELHDKADRIQDAILKTIAEGKYRTGDLGGTASTTEFTNAICDHL; from the exons ATGGCTCTTCAGATTGCGAAAAGAGTCCTTCGAAATTCAGTTGCACCGTCCATTAGGTTTTTGGATCGGAGCTTTACTTCCGAATCCAATTCCAACTTGATCCGCGCTACTCTTTTCCCCGGCGATGGTATTGGACCTGAGATCGCTGAGTCCGTCAGGCAG ATATTCAAGGTTGCTGAGGTACCAATTGAATGGGAAGAACACTATGTGGGGAAGGAGAGAGACCCTAGAACCAACAGCTTTCTAACATGGGAAAGTCTTGAATCTGTGAGACGGAATAAGGTTGGTTTGAAAGGGCCAATGGCCACTCCTATTGGAAAAGGTCATCGTTCCTTGAACCTTACATTGAGGAAGGAGTTAAATCTATATGCCAATGTTAGACCTTGCTATAGCCTACCTGGATATAAGACTCGCTACGATGATGTGAATCTCATCACTATTAGAGAAAACACTGAAGGAGAGTACAGTGGTCTTGAACATCAA GTAGTAAGGGGTGTGGTTGAAAGTCTCAAGATCATCACCCGTCAAGCAAGTTTAAGGGTTGCAGAGTATGCATTTCACTATGCCAAGACCCATGGAAGAGAGAGAGTGTCTGCAATTCACAAAGCCAACATCATGCAAAAGACAGACGGACTTTTTCTTAAG TGTTGCCGAGAGGTCGCGGAGAAGTACCCTGAGATAAAGTATGAGGAAGTTGTCATTGACAATTGCTGTATGATG CTTGTGAAAAATCCAGCACTTTTTGATGTTCTGGTGATGCCTAACCTTTATGGTGACATAATCAGTGATCTTTGTGCTGGTTTGATTGGTGGTTTGGGCTTAACTCCAAG TTGCAATATTGGTGAGGGAGGTATTGCTCTTGCTGAGGCCGTGCATGGTTCAGCACCTGATATTGCCGGAAAG AATTTGGCGAATCCAACTGCTTTGCTTTTGAGTTCTGTCTCTATGCTTCGTCATCTAGAGCTTCATGATAAAGCTGATCGCATCCAAGATGCCATCCTAAAAACTATTGCAGAGGGAAAGTACCGAACAGGCGACCTTGGAGGCACCGCATCAACAACTGAGTTCACAAATGCCATCTGCGATCATCTTTGA